AGGGATTTGCAGTAATGCGCACAGTAAACTAAACAGCGATAGCCTTATGACGAAAGAAGTGTCCATGTCTCGTTATTGTCCAAAATGCCTCAAAGCTAAGCGGGCATGTATTTGTCAGTGGATAGAACGCATCCACTGTGACACACAATTGATCATTTTGCAGCATAGCAGTGAAGAAAAGCGGCCACTGGGTACGGCACGCATTCTGTCGCTTTCCCTTAAGAATGCACGTTTGTTTATTGGCGAAGATTTTAGTCTGCATGACGAGCTCAATACGTTACTGGACGATAAGCGCTATCAAAGTGTGGTTCTCTATCCGGGAGAGGGTGCGCGAACAGTGTCTGAGGTGAAAACTAAGGCGGGGCATAAACCGCTCCGCGTCATACTGCTTGATGGTACGTGGAAGAAAGCCTTTAAAATGTGGAAGCTATCGACCAACTTACATTCGCTAGCTCTTGTAAAACTTGCCGATGATTTGATAGGTGACTACCGTATTCGAAAAGCCCCATCAAGTAATGCGCTGTCGACGGTTGAAGCAGGCTTTCATCTGCTTGAGTCGATTGAACCTAATGTCGACTTTACGCCGTTAATTACAGCGTTCAATGAGATGATCGGCTTTCAAATCGACAATATGCCAAAAGGTGTGTTTGAGCGAAATTATTCAGGGAAGCGTTAGTTCAGGGAAGCGTTAGTGGCGACTTAACGCTTCCCTGGCTTATCTTAGCTTGCCGCAAATAATTGCTGATGCATCTTCTGCGCATAGCCATCGGTCATGGCCGAGATGTAGTCGGCGATGACGCGCATGCCATCGTCATGCTGGCCACAGGCTTTTCTCCACAGCTGACACGTCGACTCAGGCAACAGTCTCTCAGGATCGGCGCTAAAGGCTTCAAACAGATCCATAATGATTTGCTGCCCCTTATACTCAAAAATTTGAACCCTTGGCACTTGAATCACATACTGACTAACGAACTGTTTGAGCACATCAAGCACTGCAGCCATCCCTTCTTCAAGGTAGGCGTTATATGCCAGTAGCGGACTCTCAAATTGGCTGTCTGGTATTGGCTCGACTCTAATACTGGTCAATAGCGCATTGACGATACCGCCAATGGCGTCCTTGCGTTCATAGTGCTTACCGGAGAATAACAGCTCAGAGATAGAATCAATATTTTGGGTTAACCAGTTTGGTTCTAGATTTCTTAACGCTTCTGCCGCACTTTGCTGCCATCGCTGCTCATCAATAAGCTCCAGCACAATCGCATCTTCCAAATCATGGACGCCATAAGCGATGTCATCAGCAAGCTCCATAATGGAGCAATCGAGCGATTTAAATCGAGTTTTGCGATGTCCTAGAGGTGATGTTTGCTGTGCGCGCATGGTCTGAAATAGCGCCTTGTCGGGCGGGGTTAACGGCTGCAGTACCCAATCGAACTGCACCGAGTCTTTATCGTAGATACCCTTTGCTGGCGACCAGTCTTTGGCTTTCAACTGACGCTGATTGGCCACAGCATGAGGCTGCTTGTCCGTGCGCGTTTGGCTAATAAATGCAGGGTATTTCAAAAGCCCTAACAAGGCTCTTCTAGTCAAGTTCATCCCGTGGGCTTCAGTATAAGGCTCTAACTGGGTCACGATACGAAACGTTTGGGCGTTACCTTCAAAGCCACCATACTCTCGCATCATATAGTTCAGTGCTACTTCACCACCATGGCCATAGGGCGGGTGGCCAATGTCGTGCGCCAGACACAATGCCTCGATTAACGCATCACTTGGCATTAACTCTGCGAATTGTGGCTGCTTTTGCTTGAGCTGGGCCACAATGCCAGAGCCGATTTGCGCGGCTTCCAGAGAGTGTGTCAATCGGGTGCGATGAAAGTCATTCACGCCCGTGCCATGAACCTGCGTTTTTGCTTGTAAGCGGCGAAATGCAGCAGAGTGAAGAATGCGTGCTCGGTCGCGCTGGTAAGGGTCGCGATGATCGTTGCGGCGAAGTTTGTGCTCGTCACTGTGCCTGACTTGCCAGATGTCTAATGGATCAAGAGAAATGGCGTTTGGAGTGCAGTTACCTAATGTCATTATCTCTCCTGGTGCTAGCTAATTTCGTCGAGTGACAGTTCGAAGCTTGGGGCGAAAGTGTGAAGGAAGTAATCCATCTCCGGTGTTTTTCGTTGTTGCAGCGTTTCATCCAAGCGTTTCTTGGCGAGCGCGTACTCATGATTGCCTGCGCTGAGTTCTTCAAGGCATTTGAGATACGCACAGATAGAGTCCGCCTGCTTCACTATTTGTGAGTCCTCTTCGTGAGCGGCGTTGGAGAGCAAAAATGGCTTAAAGTCTTCTTGAAACTCATCCGGCAGAAGTGACAAAAGTTTGTGCTCGGCAGCGGCTTCTATCTTTTTGTATTCTTTGGCGATTTCTGGGTTGTAGTATTTAACTGGCGTAGGTAAATCACCGGTCAATACTTCGCTGGTGTCGTGGTACATCGCTAAAATCGCAATGCGTTCTGGATTGGTATTGCCACCGAACTTCTTGTTTTTGATGATGGCAAGGGCATGAGCGACAAACGCGACTTGCAGGCTGTGTTCGGAGATATTTTCGGTAGAGACTGAGCGCATGAGAGGCCAACGTTGGATCAGTTTCATGCGAGCGAGGTGAGCGAAAAAGTGACTTTCTTTCATACAACGTTTTCCCCT
The Vibrio sp. CB1-14 DNA segment above includes these coding regions:
- a CDS encoding tRNA-uridine aminocarboxypropyltransferase, with product MSRYCPKCLKAKRACICQWIERIHCDTQLIILQHSSEEKRPLGTARILSLSLKNARLFIGEDFSLHDELNTLLDDKRYQSVVLYPGEGARTVSEVKTKAGHKPLRVILLDGTWKKAFKMWKLSTNLHSLALVKLADDLIGDYRIRKAPSSNALSTVEAGFHLLESIEPNVDFTPLITAFNEMIGFQIDNMPKGVFERNYSGKR
- a CDS encoding anti-phage deoxyguanosine triphosphatase gives rise to the protein MTLGNCTPNAISLDPLDIWQVRHSDEHKLRRNDHRDPYQRDRARILHSAAFRRLQAKTQVHGTGVNDFHRTRLTHSLEAAQIGSGIVAQLKQKQPQFAELMPSDALIEALCLAHDIGHPPYGHGGEVALNYMMREYGGFEGNAQTFRIVTQLEPYTEAHGMNLTRRALLGLLKYPAFISQTRTDKQPHAVANQRQLKAKDWSPAKGIYDKDSVQFDWVLQPLTPPDKALFQTMRAQQTSPLGHRKTRFKSLDCSIMELADDIAYGVHDLEDAIVLELIDEQRWQQSAAEALRNLEPNWLTQNIDSISELLFSGKHYERKDAIGGIVNALLTSIRVEPIPDSQFESPLLAYNAYLEEGMAAVLDVLKQFVSQYVIQVPRVQIFEYKGQQIIMDLFEAFSADPERLLPESTCQLWRKACGQHDDGMRVIADYISAMTDGYAQKMHQQLFAAS
- the yfbR gene encoding 5'-deoxynucleotidase; this translates as MKESHFFAHLARMKLIQRWPLMRSVSTENISEHSLQVAFVAHALAIIKNKKFGGNTNPERIAILAMYHDTSEVLTGDLPTPVKYYNPEIAKEYKKIEAAAEHKLLSLLPDEFQEDFKPFLLSNAAHEEDSQIVKQADSICAYLKCLEELSAGNHEYALAKKRLDETLQQRKTPEMDYFLHTFAPSFELSLDEIS